One part of the Fibrobacter sp. UWR4 genome encodes these proteins:
- a CDS encoding NAD-dependent deacylase: MKKRLVVLTGAGISAESGLRTFRGNDGMWEHESIEDVCTPRGYQRDRKRVKDFYNFLRRGLADHQPNAAHYALVELERRLGDAFLLVTQNVDDLHERAGSRQVLHMHGSLKSLSCERNPIHRFNYYTDETMDTICPFCGAMSRPDIVFFEETPHYMEEIQQALSECEEFVYIGTSSVVYPAAGFKSYAHSHGAKVTCLNLEVPLSDPYTDVCIEGKASVIVPEWCKNFK, encoded by the coding sequence ATGAAAAAACGACTTGTTGTACTGACAGGCGCAGGCATTAGCGCAGAATCCGGACTCCGTACTTTCCGCGGCAACGACGGCATGTGGGAACATGAAAGCATCGAAGATGTTTGCACTCCCCGCGGCTACCAGCGTGACCGCAAGCGAGTGAAGGATTTTTACAACTTCCTCCGTAGAGGCTTGGCTGACCATCAGCCTAATGCGGCACACTACGCCCTGGTGGAGCTGGAACGTCGCCTTGGGGACGCATTCCTGCTGGTGACCCAAAACGTAGACGATCTTCACGAACGTGCCGGAAGCCGTCAGGTGCTCCATATGCACGGTTCCCTGAAGAGCCTCAGCTGCGAAAGAAATCCTATCCATCGTTTTAACTACTATACCGACGAAACCATGGATACCATCTGCCCCTTCTGCGGAGCAATGAGCCGTCCGGACATCGTATTCTTCGAAGAGACTCCTCACTACATGGAAGAAATCCAGCAGGCTCTTTCCGAATGCGAGGAATTCGTCTATATCGGAACCAGCAGCGTGGTTTATCCGGCAGCAGGCTTCAAGAGCTACGCACATTCCCACGGAGCAAAGGTCACCTGCCTGAACCTGGAAGTTCCTCTGAGCGACCCCTATACGGACGTCTGCATCGAGGGCAAAGCAAGCGTCATCGTACCAGAATGGTGCAAGAACTTCAAGTAG